A genomic window from Salvia miltiorrhiza cultivar Shanhuang (shh) chromosome 5, IMPLAD_Smil_shh, whole genome shotgun sequence includes:
- the LOC130986873 gene encoding nuclear pore complex protein NUP98B-like isoform X4 translates to MVAQHHHGFSVSTKPWSITGTECQGRREAPYSETPEVNSGISAGMIKSISAMPHYKDRSHEELRLEESRLLKGYSFPSQSAFQQSSPLFGPLTSLVPSSEPSFRATATLVSDASVKPTIGTGFGYFPFGGSTGDGFVGRDLTNSAFGTSSTKMFSPTNNSRPTSSAFGVSSASSSFGITSTPGFLSGTSNKPVSTTSVFSSGSQSTTSTKYQGSRPGFSATVERENNRDVVGNMQSISAMPFHKDKSHEELRSEDYGLCNACYKGGQTLWGAPFSRSSCLKTSDTPSNIFSFAPLSNQSSVPSPFQMFKSTLSKLERENSILPSTTISTAPTLSPSVNPFSYTNVYHSQPQAFTPAAAPFVPSFTPTLNPPSLLPSTEPMVKSSYQFPNVSTTFTNVYAPLSKQFPDHSLFQPLKSYFSEPATASLGATLTSNLNPPSLIPFTEPMLKNNCECTKVATTFTSSSVGTFSFTKPSVFVSPFIQFTPTTSSDPWSPIKNASQPQQTAEKLGPLSTNDLNTPSQASSGLTTVTQFTSQNINGQQYIASSNSSMQSSLVVNPFATRFPINQPNADTSGLHGIRSLPVSNNLSSNRRTSLLRIRHVSSKYPGLPTQKTNGRSSETKVPFFVDDVDKLGPVDPFLPRENPRAWVNISSLSLRSPCHIAGKGAERLSGDMSTLLNQHEHEVAEITEADVATLLPKLPDGEEYYTEPSLCKLAAKEMAEAGFCKHVKDFVVGRQGYGNIKFLGETDICHLDIESTVQFKNRQVVVYPDETKKPRVGQQLNKAAELTLLNVKCSNKNTGELYVEGHQVEKYKEILIKRTQEQGAEFVSYDPVEGEWKFRVQHF, encoded by the exons ATGGTTGCGCAACATCATCACG GCTTCTCTGTCTCAACAAAACCTTGGAGCATTACTGGAACAGAATGTCAAGGACGTAGAGAAGCACCGTATTCTGAGACACCAGAAGTCAATAGTGGGATCTCCGCTGGAATGATCAAATCGATATCAGCAATGCCTCATTACAAAGACAGAAGTCATGAAGAGTTGAGGTTAGAGGAATCTAGACTACTCAAGG GATATAGTTTTCCTAGCCAGAGTGCATTTCAACAATCAAGCCCTCTTTTTGGTCCTCTTACATCGCTAGTGCCGTCAAGTGAACCCTCTTTTCGAGCAACTGCTACTCTTGTATCAGATGCATCTGTCAAACCAACAATTGGCACAGGTTTTGGTTATTTTCCATTTGGTGGTTCAACTGGTGATGGATTTGTTGGTCGAGATCTAACAAATTCTGCTTTTGGAACATCTAGCACCAAGATGTTTAGTCCCACAAACAACTCGAGACCTACAAGCTCAGCATTCGGTGTATCCAGTGCCAGCAGTAGTTTCGGAATTACATCAACACCTGGTTTCTTGTCTGGGACTTCAAACAAACCTGTGTCAACCACTTCCGTGTTTAGCTCTG GATCCCAGAGCACAACTTCAACTAAGTATCAAGGAAGTAGACCAGGATTTTCTGCAACAGTTGAAAGAGAAAATAATAGAGATGTTGTTGGGAATATGCAGTCCATATCTGCAATGCCATTTCACAAAGATAAAAGTCATGAAGAGTTGAGGTCAGAGGATTATGGACTATGTAATGCATGTTATAAAG GAGGACAAACACTTTGGGGTGCTCCATTTTCTAGATCATCTTGCTTAAAGACATCTGATACTCCATCAAATATCTTCAGTTTTGCACCATTATCCAACCAGTCTTCGGTCCCTTCTCCCTTTCAAATGTTCAAATCCACTTTATCCAAACTTGAGAGAGAAAACAGTATACTTCCGAGCACCACAATCTCCACAGCTCCAACACTTTCTCCATCTGTGAATCCCTTTAGTTACACTAATGTGTATCACTCACAACCACAAGCCTTTACCCCTGCTGCAGCTCCTTTTGTGCCTTCATTTACCCCAACTCTGAATCCACCTTCGTTACTCCCTTCTACGGAGCCAATGGTTAAAAGTAGTTATCAATTCCCCAATGTGTCAACAACATTCACTAATGTATATGCACCATTGTCCAAGCAGTTCCCTGACCATTCTCTGTTTCAACCGTTAAAATCCTATTTCTCTGAACCTGCTACAGCTTCTTTGGGGGCTACATTGACCTCAAACCTGAATCCACCTTCCTTAATCCCTTTTACTGAGCCAATGCTTAAGAATAATTGTGAATGCACCAAAGTAGCAACGACATTCACTAGTTCATCTGTTGGAACATTTTCCTTCACAAAACCTTCTGTTTTCGTCTCACCATTCATACAGTTTACCCCAACAACATCATCAGATCCTTGGTCTCCTATCAAGAATGCATCACAGCCTCAACAAACTGCTGAAAAACTGGGACCCCTTTCAACTAATGACCTGAATACACCATCTCAAG CTTCAAGTGGCCTGACAACAGTGACACAATTTACCAGTCAAAACATCAATGGACAACA GTACATTGCATCAAGCAATTCAAGCATGCAGTCATCACTTGTGGTGAATCCTTTTGCAACAAGATTTCCAATTAATCAACCCAATGCAGATACGTCAGGACTTCATGGAATACGTAGCTTACCA GTCTCAAACAATCTTTCATCAAATAGAAGAACATCCTTATTGAGAATCCGGCATGTGTCCTCCAAATACCCTGGATTGCCTACTCAGAAGACTAATGGTAGGAGCAGTGAGACTAAG GTTCCATTTTTCGTTGATGATGTTGATAAACTTGGTCCAGTGGACCCTTTCCTGCCACGGGAGAACCCCAGGGCTTGGGTCAATATCTCCTCGTTATCTCTCCGTTCACCTTGCCACA TTGCAGGCAAAGGTGCTGAAAGGTTGAGTGGAGATATGTCTACCCTATTGAACCAACATGAACATGAAGTCGCCGAAATAACTGAGGCTGATGTTGCAACACTACTGCCTAAGCTTCCTGATGGGGAGGAATATTACACTGAACCTTCACTGTGCAAGCTGGCAGCAAAGGAAATGGCAGAAGCAGGATTCTGCAAGCATGTGAAGGACTTTGTTGTGGGAAGGCAAGGTTATGGAAACATCAAGTTTCTTGGGGAAACAGATATCTGCCATCTTGATATCGAGTCCACCGTGCAATTCAAGAATCGCCAAGTAGTTGTTTATCCGGACGAGACAAAGAAGCCGCGAGTCGGGCAACAGCTTAACAAGGCAGCTGAGCTCACTCTACTCAATGTTAAATGCAGCAACAAAAACACGGGGGAGCTGTATGTTGAAGGCCATCAAGTTGAGAAGTACAAAGAGATTTTGATCAAAAGGACTCAAGAGCAAGGAGCTGAGTTTGTTTCCTATGATCCAGTTGAAGGGGAATGGAAATTTAGGGTTCAACACTTTTAG
- the LOC130986873 gene encoding nuclear pore complex protein NUP98B-like isoform X1 produces MVAQHHHGFSVSTKPWSITGTECQGRREAPYSETPEVNSGISAGMIKSISAMPHYKDRSHEELRLEESRLLKGYSFPSQSAFQQSSPLFGPLTSLVPSSEPSFRATATLVSDASVKPTIGTGFGYFPFGGSTGDGFVGRDLTNSAFGTSSTKMFSPTNNSRPTSSAFGVSSASSSFGITSTPGFLSGTSNKPVSTTSVFSSGSTSASRSNSIFGIQTSPGSQSTTSTKYQGSRPGFSATVERENNRDVVGNMQSISAMPFHKDKSHEELRSEDYGLCNACYKGGQTLWGAPFSRSSCLKTSDTPSNIFSFAPLSNQSSVPSPFQMFKSTLSKLERENSILPSTTISTAPTLSPSVNPFSYTNVYHSQPQAFTPAAAPFVPSFTPTLNPPSLLPSTEPMVKSSYQFPNVSTTFTNVYAPLSKQFPDHSLFQPLKSYFSEPATASLGATLTSNLNPPSLIPFTEPMLKNNCECTKVATTFTSSSVGTFSFTKPSVFVSPFIQFTPTTSSDPWSPIKNASQPQQTAEKLGPLSTNDLNTPSQASSGLTTVTQFTSQNINGQQYIASSNSSMQSSLVVNPFATRFPINQPNADTSGLHGIRSLPVSNNLSSNRRTSLLRIRHVSSKYPGLPTQKTNGRSSETKVPFFVDDVDKLGPVDPFLPRENPRAWVNISSLSLRSPCHIAGKGAERLSGDMSTLLNQHEHEVAEITEADVATLLPKLPDGEEYYTEPSLCKLAAKEMAEAGFCKHVKDFVVGRQGYGNIKFLGETDICHLDIESTVQFKNRQVVVYPDETKKPRVGQQLNKAAELTLLNVKCSNKNTGELYVEGHQVEKYKEILIKRTQEQGAEFVSYDPVEGEWKFRVQHF; encoded by the exons ATGGTTGCGCAACATCATCACG GCTTCTCTGTCTCAACAAAACCTTGGAGCATTACTGGAACAGAATGTCAAGGACGTAGAGAAGCACCGTATTCTGAGACACCAGAAGTCAATAGTGGGATCTCCGCTGGAATGATCAAATCGATATCAGCAATGCCTCATTACAAAGACAGAAGTCATGAAGAGTTGAGGTTAGAGGAATCTAGACTACTCAAGG GATATAGTTTTCCTAGCCAGAGTGCATTTCAACAATCAAGCCCTCTTTTTGGTCCTCTTACATCGCTAGTGCCGTCAAGTGAACCCTCTTTTCGAGCAACTGCTACTCTTGTATCAGATGCATCTGTCAAACCAACAATTGGCACAGGTTTTGGTTATTTTCCATTTGGTGGTTCAACTGGTGATGGATTTGTTGGTCGAGATCTAACAAATTCTGCTTTTGGAACATCTAGCACCAAGATGTTTAGTCCCACAAACAACTCGAGACCTACAAGCTCAGCATTCGGTGTATCCAGTGCCAGCAGTAGTTTCGGAATTACATCAACACCTGGTTTCTTGTCTGGGACTTCAAACAAACCTGTGTCAACCACTTCCGTGTTTAGCTCTGGTTCAACTTCTGCTTCTAGAAGCAATAGCATATTTGGAATTCAGACTTCTCCCG GATCCCAGAGCACAACTTCAACTAAGTATCAAGGAAGTAGACCAGGATTTTCTGCAACAGTTGAAAGAGAAAATAATAGAGATGTTGTTGGGAATATGCAGTCCATATCTGCAATGCCATTTCACAAAGATAAAAGTCATGAAGAGTTGAGGTCAGAGGATTATGGACTATGTAATGCATGTTATAAAG GAGGACAAACACTTTGGGGTGCTCCATTTTCTAGATCATCTTGCTTAAAGACATCTGATACTCCATCAAATATCTTCAGTTTTGCACCATTATCCAACCAGTCTTCGGTCCCTTCTCCCTTTCAAATGTTCAAATCCACTTTATCCAAACTTGAGAGAGAAAACAGTATACTTCCGAGCACCACAATCTCCACAGCTCCAACACTTTCTCCATCTGTGAATCCCTTTAGTTACACTAATGTGTATCACTCACAACCACAAGCCTTTACCCCTGCTGCAGCTCCTTTTGTGCCTTCATTTACCCCAACTCTGAATCCACCTTCGTTACTCCCTTCTACGGAGCCAATGGTTAAAAGTAGTTATCAATTCCCCAATGTGTCAACAACATTCACTAATGTATATGCACCATTGTCCAAGCAGTTCCCTGACCATTCTCTGTTTCAACCGTTAAAATCCTATTTCTCTGAACCTGCTACAGCTTCTTTGGGGGCTACATTGACCTCAAACCTGAATCCACCTTCCTTAATCCCTTTTACTGAGCCAATGCTTAAGAATAATTGTGAATGCACCAAAGTAGCAACGACATTCACTAGTTCATCTGTTGGAACATTTTCCTTCACAAAACCTTCTGTTTTCGTCTCACCATTCATACAGTTTACCCCAACAACATCATCAGATCCTTGGTCTCCTATCAAGAATGCATCACAGCCTCAACAAACTGCTGAAAAACTGGGACCCCTTTCAACTAATGACCTGAATACACCATCTCAAG CTTCAAGTGGCCTGACAACAGTGACACAATTTACCAGTCAAAACATCAATGGACAACA GTACATTGCATCAAGCAATTCAAGCATGCAGTCATCACTTGTGGTGAATCCTTTTGCAACAAGATTTCCAATTAATCAACCCAATGCAGATACGTCAGGACTTCATGGAATACGTAGCTTACCA GTCTCAAACAATCTTTCATCAAATAGAAGAACATCCTTATTGAGAATCCGGCATGTGTCCTCCAAATACCCTGGATTGCCTACTCAGAAGACTAATGGTAGGAGCAGTGAGACTAAG GTTCCATTTTTCGTTGATGATGTTGATAAACTTGGTCCAGTGGACCCTTTCCTGCCACGGGAGAACCCCAGGGCTTGGGTCAATATCTCCTCGTTATCTCTCCGTTCACCTTGCCACA TTGCAGGCAAAGGTGCTGAAAGGTTGAGTGGAGATATGTCTACCCTATTGAACCAACATGAACATGAAGTCGCCGAAATAACTGAGGCTGATGTTGCAACACTACTGCCTAAGCTTCCTGATGGGGAGGAATATTACACTGAACCTTCACTGTGCAAGCTGGCAGCAAAGGAAATGGCAGAAGCAGGATTCTGCAAGCATGTGAAGGACTTTGTTGTGGGAAGGCAAGGTTATGGAAACATCAAGTTTCTTGGGGAAACAGATATCTGCCATCTTGATATCGAGTCCACCGTGCAATTCAAGAATCGCCAAGTAGTTGTTTATCCGGACGAGACAAAGAAGCCGCGAGTCGGGCAACAGCTTAACAAGGCAGCTGAGCTCACTCTACTCAATGTTAAATGCAGCAACAAAAACACGGGGGAGCTGTATGTTGAAGGCCATCAAGTTGAGAAGTACAAAGAGATTTTGATCAAAAGGACTCAAGAGCAAGGAGCTGAGTTTGTTTCCTATGATCCAGTTGAAGGGGAATGGAAATTTAGGGTTCAACACTTTTAG
- the LOC130986873 gene encoding nuclear pore complex protein NUP98B-like isoform X3, protein MVAQHHHGFSVSTKPWSITGTECQGRREAPYSETPEVNSGISAGMIKSISAMPHYKDRSHEELRLEESRLLKGYSFPSQSAFQQSSPLFGPLTSLVPSSEPSFRATATLVSDASVKPTIGTGFGYFPFGGSTGDGFVGRDLTNSAFGTSSTKMFSPTNNSRPTSSAFGVSSASSSFGITSTPGFLSGTSNKPVSTTSVFSSGSTSASRSNSIFGIQTSPGSQSTTSTKYQGSRPGFSATVERENNRDVVGNMQSISAMPFHKDKSHEELRSEDYGLCNACYKGGQTLWGAPFSRSSCLKTSDTPSNIFSFAPLSNQSSVPSPFQMFKSTLSKLERENSILPSTTISTAPTLSPSVNPFSYTNVYHSQPQAFTPAAAPFVPSFTPTLNPPSLLPSTEPMVKSSYQFPNVSTTFTNVYAPLSKQFPDHSLFQPLKSYFSEPATASLGATLTSNLNPPSLIPFTEPMLKNNCECTKVATTFTSSSVGTFSFTKPSVFVSPFIQFTPTTSSDPWSPIKNASQPQQTAEKLGPLSTNDLNTPSQASSGLTTVTQFTSQNINGQHNSSMQSSLVVNPFATRFPINQPNADTSGLHGIRSLPVSNNLSSNRRTSLLRIRHVSSKYPGLPTQKTNGRSSETKVPFFVDDVDKLGPVDPFLPRENPRAWVNISSLSLRSPCHIAGKGAERLSGDMSTLLNQHEHEVAEITEADVATLLPKLPDGEEYYTEPSLCKLAAKEMAEAGFCKHVKDFVVGRQGYGNIKFLGETDICHLDIESTVQFKNRQVVVYPDETKKPRVGQQLNKAAELTLLNVKCSNKNTGELYVEGHQVEKYKEILIKRTQEQGAEFVSYDPVEGEWKFRVQHF, encoded by the exons ATGGTTGCGCAACATCATCACG GCTTCTCTGTCTCAACAAAACCTTGGAGCATTACTGGAACAGAATGTCAAGGACGTAGAGAAGCACCGTATTCTGAGACACCAGAAGTCAATAGTGGGATCTCCGCTGGAATGATCAAATCGATATCAGCAATGCCTCATTACAAAGACAGAAGTCATGAAGAGTTGAGGTTAGAGGAATCTAGACTACTCAAGG GATATAGTTTTCCTAGCCAGAGTGCATTTCAACAATCAAGCCCTCTTTTTGGTCCTCTTACATCGCTAGTGCCGTCAAGTGAACCCTCTTTTCGAGCAACTGCTACTCTTGTATCAGATGCATCTGTCAAACCAACAATTGGCACAGGTTTTGGTTATTTTCCATTTGGTGGTTCAACTGGTGATGGATTTGTTGGTCGAGATCTAACAAATTCTGCTTTTGGAACATCTAGCACCAAGATGTTTAGTCCCACAAACAACTCGAGACCTACAAGCTCAGCATTCGGTGTATCCAGTGCCAGCAGTAGTTTCGGAATTACATCAACACCTGGTTTCTTGTCTGGGACTTCAAACAAACCTGTGTCAACCACTTCCGTGTTTAGCTCTGGTTCAACTTCTGCTTCTAGAAGCAATAGCATATTTGGAATTCAGACTTCTCCCG GATCCCAGAGCACAACTTCAACTAAGTATCAAGGAAGTAGACCAGGATTTTCTGCAACAGTTGAAAGAGAAAATAATAGAGATGTTGTTGGGAATATGCAGTCCATATCTGCAATGCCATTTCACAAAGATAAAAGTCATGAAGAGTTGAGGTCAGAGGATTATGGACTATGTAATGCATGTTATAAAG GAGGACAAACACTTTGGGGTGCTCCATTTTCTAGATCATCTTGCTTAAAGACATCTGATACTCCATCAAATATCTTCAGTTTTGCACCATTATCCAACCAGTCTTCGGTCCCTTCTCCCTTTCAAATGTTCAAATCCACTTTATCCAAACTTGAGAGAGAAAACAGTATACTTCCGAGCACCACAATCTCCACAGCTCCAACACTTTCTCCATCTGTGAATCCCTTTAGTTACACTAATGTGTATCACTCACAACCACAAGCCTTTACCCCTGCTGCAGCTCCTTTTGTGCCTTCATTTACCCCAACTCTGAATCCACCTTCGTTACTCCCTTCTACGGAGCCAATGGTTAAAAGTAGTTATCAATTCCCCAATGTGTCAACAACATTCACTAATGTATATGCACCATTGTCCAAGCAGTTCCCTGACCATTCTCTGTTTCAACCGTTAAAATCCTATTTCTCTGAACCTGCTACAGCTTCTTTGGGGGCTACATTGACCTCAAACCTGAATCCACCTTCCTTAATCCCTTTTACTGAGCCAATGCTTAAGAATAATTGTGAATGCACCAAAGTAGCAACGACATTCACTAGTTCATCTGTTGGAACATTTTCCTTCACAAAACCTTCTGTTTTCGTCTCACCATTCATACAGTTTACCCCAACAACATCATCAGATCCTTGGTCTCCTATCAAGAATGCATCACAGCCTCAACAAACTGCTGAAAAACTGGGACCCCTTTCAACTAATGACCTGAATACACCATCTCAAG CTTCAAGTGGCCTGACAACAGTGACACAATTTACCAGTCAAAACATCAATGGACAACA CAATTCAAGCATGCAGTCATCACTTGTGGTGAATCCTTTTGCAACAAGATTTCCAATTAATCAACCCAATGCAGATACGTCAGGACTTCATGGAATACGTAGCTTACCA GTCTCAAACAATCTTTCATCAAATAGAAGAACATCCTTATTGAGAATCCGGCATGTGTCCTCCAAATACCCTGGATTGCCTACTCAGAAGACTAATGGTAGGAGCAGTGAGACTAAG GTTCCATTTTTCGTTGATGATGTTGATAAACTTGGTCCAGTGGACCCTTTCCTGCCACGGGAGAACCCCAGGGCTTGGGTCAATATCTCCTCGTTATCTCTCCGTTCACCTTGCCACA TTGCAGGCAAAGGTGCTGAAAGGTTGAGTGGAGATATGTCTACCCTATTGAACCAACATGAACATGAAGTCGCCGAAATAACTGAGGCTGATGTTGCAACACTACTGCCTAAGCTTCCTGATGGGGAGGAATATTACACTGAACCTTCACTGTGCAAGCTGGCAGCAAAGGAAATGGCAGAAGCAGGATTCTGCAAGCATGTGAAGGACTTTGTTGTGGGAAGGCAAGGTTATGGAAACATCAAGTTTCTTGGGGAAACAGATATCTGCCATCTTGATATCGAGTCCACCGTGCAATTCAAGAATCGCCAAGTAGTTGTTTATCCGGACGAGACAAAGAAGCCGCGAGTCGGGCAACAGCTTAACAAGGCAGCTGAGCTCACTCTACTCAATGTTAAATGCAGCAACAAAAACACGGGGGAGCTGTATGTTGAAGGCCATCAAGTTGAGAAGTACAAAGAGATTTTGATCAAAAGGACTCAAGAGCAAGGAGCTGAGTTTGTTTCCTATGATCCAGTTGAAGGGGAATGGAAATTTAGGGTTCAACACTTTTAG
- the LOC130986873 gene encoding nuclear pore complex protein NUP98B-like isoform X2, with product MVAQHHHGFSVSTKPWSITGTECQGRREAPYSETPEVNSGISAGMIKSISAMPHYKDRSHEELRLEESRLLKGYSFPSQSAFQQSSPLFGPLTSLVPSSEPSFRATATLVSDASVKPTIGTGFGYFPFGGSTGDGFVGRDLTNSAFGTSSTKMFSPTNNSRPTSSAFGVSSASSSFGITSTPGFLSGTSNKPVSTTSVFSSGSTSASRSNSIFGIQTSPGSQSTTSTKYQGSRPGFSATVERENNRDVVGNMQSISAMPFHKDKSHEELRSEDYGLCNACYKGGQTLWGAPFSRSSCLKTSDTPSNIFSFAPLSNQSSVPSPFQMFKSTLSKLERENSILPSTTISTAPTLSPSVNPFSYTNVYHSQPQAFTPAAAPFVPSFTPTLNPPSLLPSTEPMVKSSYQFPNVSTTFTNVYAPLSKQFPDHSLFQPLKSYFSEPATASLGATLTSNLNPPSLIPFTEPMLKNNCECTKVATTFTSSSVGTFSFTKPSVFVSPFIQFTPTTSSDPWSPIKNASQPQQTAEKLGPLSTNDLNTPSQASSGLTTVTQFTSQNINGQQYIASSNSSMQSSLVVNPFATRFPINQPNADTSGLHGIRSLPVSNNLSSNRRTSLLRIRHVSSKYPGLPTQKTNGRSSETKVPFFVDDVDKLGPVDPFLPRENPRAWVNISSLSLRSPCHSKGAERLSGDMSTLLNQHEHEVAEITEADVATLLPKLPDGEEYYTEPSLCKLAAKEMAEAGFCKHVKDFVVGRQGYGNIKFLGETDICHLDIESTVQFKNRQVVVYPDETKKPRVGQQLNKAAELTLLNVKCSNKNTGELYVEGHQVEKYKEILIKRTQEQGAEFVSYDPVEGEWKFRVQHF from the exons ATGGTTGCGCAACATCATCACG GCTTCTCTGTCTCAACAAAACCTTGGAGCATTACTGGAACAGAATGTCAAGGACGTAGAGAAGCACCGTATTCTGAGACACCAGAAGTCAATAGTGGGATCTCCGCTGGAATGATCAAATCGATATCAGCAATGCCTCATTACAAAGACAGAAGTCATGAAGAGTTGAGGTTAGAGGAATCTAGACTACTCAAGG GATATAGTTTTCCTAGCCAGAGTGCATTTCAACAATCAAGCCCTCTTTTTGGTCCTCTTACATCGCTAGTGCCGTCAAGTGAACCCTCTTTTCGAGCAACTGCTACTCTTGTATCAGATGCATCTGTCAAACCAACAATTGGCACAGGTTTTGGTTATTTTCCATTTGGTGGTTCAACTGGTGATGGATTTGTTGGTCGAGATCTAACAAATTCTGCTTTTGGAACATCTAGCACCAAGATGTTTAGTCCCACAAACAACTCGAGACCTACAAGCTCAGCATTCGGTGTATCCAGTGCCAGCAGTAGTTTCGGAATTACATCAACACCTGGTTTCTTGTCTGGGACTTCAAACAAACCTGTGTCAACCACTTCCGTGTTTAGCTCTGGTTCAACTTCTGCTTCTAGAAGCAATAGCATATTTGGAATTCAGACTTCTCCCG GATCCCAGAGCACAACTTCAACTAAGTATCAAGGAAGTAGACCAGGATTTTCTGCAACAGTTGAAAGAGAAAATAATAGAGATGTTGTTGGGAATATGCAGTCCATATCTGCAATGCCATTTCACAAAGATAAAAGTCATGAAGAGTTGAGGTCAGAGGATTATGGACTATGTAATGCATGTTATAAAG GAGGACAAACACTTTGGGGTGCTCCATTTTCTAGATCATCTTGCTTAAAGACATCTGATACTCCATCAAATATCTTCAGTTTTGCACCATTATCCAACCAGTCTTCGGTCCCTTCTCCCTTTCAAATGTTCAAATCCACTTTATCCAAACTTGAGAGAGAAAACAGTATACTTCCGAGCACCACAATCTCCACAGCTCCAACACTTTCTCCATCTGTGAATCCCTTTAGTTACACTAATGTGTATCACTCACAACCACAAGCCTTTACCCCTGCTGCAGCTCCTTTTGTGCCTTCATTTACCCCAACTCTGAATCCACCTTCGTTACTCCCTTCTACGGAGCCAATGGTTAAAAGTAGTTATCAATTCCCCAATGTGTCAACAACATTCACTAATGTATATGCACCATTGTCCAAGCAGTTCCCTGACCATTCTCTGTTTCAACCGTTAAAATCCTATTTCTCTGAACCTGCTACAGCTTCTTTGGGGGCTACATTGACCTCAAACCTGAATCCACCTTCCTTAATCCCTTTTACTGAGCCAATGCTTAAGAATAATTGTGAATGCACCAAAGTAGCAACGACATTCACTAGTTCATCTGTTGGAACATTTTCCTTCACAAAACCTTCTGTTTTCGTCTCACCATTCATACAGTTTACCCCAACAACATCATCAGATCCTTGGTCTCCTATCAAGAATGCATCACAGCCTCAACAAACTGCTGAAAAACTGGGACCCCTTTCAACTAATGACCTGAATACACCATCTCAAG CTTCAAGTGGCCTGACAACAGTGACACAATTTACCAGTCAAAACATCAATGGACAACA GTACATTGCATCAAGCAATTCAAGCATGCAGTCATCACTTGTGGTGAATCCTTTTGCAACAAGATTTCCAATTAATCAACCCAATGCAGATACGTCAGGACTTCATGGAATACGTAGCTTACCA GTCTCAAACAATCTTTCATCAAATAGAAGAACATCCTTATTGAGAATCCGGCATGTGTCCTCCAAATACCCTGGATTGCCTACTCAGAAGACTAATGGTAGGAGCAGTGAGACTAAG GTTCCATTTTTCGTTGATGATGTTGATAAACTTGGTCCAGTGGACCCTTTCCTGCCACGGGAGAACCCCAGGGCTTGGGTCAATATCTCCTCGTTATCTCTCCGTTCACCTTGCCACA GCAAAGGTGCTGAAAGGTTGAGTGGAGATATGTCTACCCTATTGAACCAACATGAACATGAAGTCGCCGAAATAACTGAGGCTGATGTTGCAACACTACTGCCTAAGCTTCCTGATGGGGAGGAATATTACACTGAACCTTCACTGTGCAAGCTGGCAGCAAAGGAAATGGCAGAAGCAGGATTCTGCAAGCATGTGAAGGACTTTGTTGTGGGAAGGCAAGGTTATGGAAACATCAAGTTTCTTGGGGAAACAGATATCTGCCATCTTGATATCGAGTCCACCGTGCAATTCAAGAATCGCCAAGTAGTTGTTTATCCGGACGAGACAAAGAAGCCGCGAGTCGGGCAACAGCTTAACAAGGCAGCTGAGCTCACTCTACTCAATGTTAAATGCAGCAACAAAAACACGGGGGAGCTGTATGTTGAAGGCCATCAAGTTGAGAAGTACAAAGAGATTTTGATCAAAAGGACTCAAGAGCAAGGAGCTGAGTTTGTTTCCTATGATCCAGTTGAAGGGGAATGGAAATTTAGGGTTCAACACTTTTAG